CTTTCAGAAACACCGTCAAAGACATCAGTATCGGCGGGGCCTTCATCCAAACCCAGGAGGCGTTTATCGTCGGCCAGGAGATCGACCTCTACCTGACCTCCCCCATCAATCAGGTGTCGTGCATGGTGGCCGCCAGGGTGGTGCGGCGGGACCAGAACGGCATCGGTATCCAGTTCGAAAATCTCACCCGCCGCCAGCAGGGGGTCATCTTGTCGCTCGTGGAGCAGCGCGGGTGAAGCCTCGCGGCCGGCCGGCCGCGGAGGGGCCGTCAAATTCCCCCCTTACGTCAGTCAAAATTTTGACGGAATTTCCCGCCAGATCCCCGCTCCTCTTGCATGGAACCAATCCCTAAGCCCCGAAATTCATGAAACCGTGTTTTGGGTCGGCTGGCTCGGTTGTTGCTGTGCTTCCCTGCAAATTTTCCGGGTGAGGGTCGCGGTAAGAAATAATTCCACAATATGGCGCAGGATTTTGTTTCGTCACTAAGGCACATTCGTCGGCGCATATCGAGATATGGGCCGGCGGATGTAACGCCGGGTACGGGCCAAAAGACAAGCAAGATGTGAAATTCTTTTTTGCCGAGGCCCTAAAGTTCCGCGGGTATCGCATGGCATCCAAGGCGCCGGGTTGCGTTGGATGCCGCCAGAGGCTCAGACAGGGTTTTACGGATGGGAAAAACAGCGATTTCGGCCGTTTTGGGGAGTCTCCTGGTGTGGGGCGCCCTTCTTGCGAACGCCTGGGGCAGCACGCTCCCGTCCGGGTCCGCCGAGACGGCAGCGCCCTGCGGCCCCCAGGAGCATCCGCCTTACAACGACGTCGCCCCCCCGCCGGCGGTGACCCTCTGCGGGGAGCCGCTGCCGCTGGGGGACCGGCGGGTATGGGAAAGCCTTGATCGGGAGTTCACCATCGCCGTCTGGAACCGCGCCCAGGTGTTTCTCTGGCTGAAAAGGGCCGGTCGTTATTTCCCTTTCATCGAGGCCAAGCTCGCCGCGGCGGGTATGCCCGGGGATCTCAAGTATCTGGCGGTGGCGGAAAGCGATCTGCAGTCGCATGCCCGCTCCCCGGCCGGTGCGTTGGGGACTTGGCAGTTTATGGAGCGCACCGCCCGCCGCCACGGACTTGTCAAAAATCAGCAAATGGACGAGCGGCGCAATTTTGAGCGTTCAACCGCGGCGGCCCTGAGTTATCTTCAGGCCCTGCGGCAGCAGTTCGGTAGCTGGACGCTGGCGATGGCGGCCTACAATTGCGGTGAGAACCGGGTGGCGCAGGAAATCAGCACGCAGCGGGTCAGCGATTACTACCGCCTGGATCTTCCCCTGGAAACCGAGCGCTATATTTTCAGAATCGCTGCCATTAAAATTATTATGGAGAACCCGGAGCGCTACGGCTACCGGGTTGACCCGGCCCACATTTACGCGCCGCGGGCCGTGGATACCCTCGCGGTCAGTCTGCCGCACCCGGTTCCCATCGCCGATCTGGCCCAGGTCCTGGGAACCGATTTCAAGCTGATCAAGGAACTCAACGGTCATATCCGCGGCCACCAGCTGCCGGCTGGCCGCTACGCCCTCAACCTGCCGGCCGGCAGCGGTGAGGGCATTGCCGCCCTGATGCAGGATCTCGCCCACAGTGGCGGAGATCCGAAGACCGGCGAAGGGCCGCGGCATCACGTGGTCCGGGCCGGTGAAACCCTGAGCCAGATTTCCCAGGTTACCGGGGTTTCCCTCGCCCAGCTGCGCCAGCTCAACGGCATTGACGGATCCCTGATCCGCACAGGCCAGAAGATCCGGATCACCCCCTGAAGTTTCGGGCCTGATACGCTGTGCCGGCCCCTGTCGGGCTCGGGGGGGATGCACCGTCAGCGGCTGGTGGAGACGGCATGCCGGTGGGCGAAACTGTGAAGTTGTTTGGCCATTTTGGGAGGGGTTTTTTCACAAACGGGGGTCGGTGCGGGTTTCTCAATTTTTATGGTACTGGAATCGCTATGAAAAACTCAAACGAAATCACGGTTTGGTTTTTGCTTGCGCAGAAGGCAAGGCCTCTCGGCGAGCATCTCAAACCCTGTTCATCCCACGTAAGGGGTCACGCTAACATGCCAGAATACTTATCGGTATCGGGTTTCCCCAATGGGGACCGCCGTGCCGGCATCGAACGACGACAGTTTTCATACACCGGTGTGATTCCCGAGCGAAGATCGGGCAGAGAGCGCCGCTCGGGAAAGGATCGCCGGGGGGCGGATACCCGGCTTGCGGATACCGGTGCGCGCTGTCGCATGTGCGACCGCTGCGGTCCGGAGGTCGTGCACAGCCTGTGACCCCCGCTACTTCGACATGGACCTCATTGACAAGCGGTCAGTTTCAGGATAACCGAGAAAGGCCAGTGTTTTCGCGGTTGGGATAGCGCTTTGGGGGATCTGAACGCGGAACCGTCGGGGGTGTCATCCAGCCCAACGGTTTCAGCGCTGGAAAGGGACCGCTTCCATCATGAGCGAGCAACGCAGTACCGGCATCCCTGTGGAGAGACGCACCGAGCCCCGCCAACTCACCGAACAGTACCACAGCGTCGAGTTCCGTCTGCTCGGCCTGGAGGCCGTTTACCAGTTTAAAATCTGGGACATGTCCAGCAAGGGCATGTGTTTATTGGTCAAGGAGGAGTCCGAGGTCCTCAACCACCTGGCGGTCGGTGATGTTCTTGAGATGCGCTACTGCCCTGCAGGCCCATGGGGGGACGCTCGCCATATGCGGACCGAAATCCGCCACATCTCCAGGGACGAAAAGGGTGGCTTCAAGGGCCATTTTCTGGTGGGGCTCTCCATCCTCGGGGCATGAGAGCGTAAATGAGCCGCTATGGGCGCCCAAAGGCGGTGTGCGCCCCGAACGGCGCACATCCCTGGGGGTACCCTTCGCCTGGTTGAGGCACCAAAATCAGGCCTCGGAAAAAAGGCAGGGCCGACGATGACCCTGCCTGAAGTCTCCTTGCCCCACGGGCGGCAGCGGGCCCTATGCGCGCCGCACGTTCACCGCCTGGGGGCCCTTGGGCGAAGCTTCGATCTCGAAGGTGACCGCTTCGGCCTCGCGCAAGGTGCGAAATCCGCTTCCCTCGATGCTGGAATAATGAACGAAAACGTCTCCCTGGCTGTCGGTTTCGATGAAGCCGTACCCCTTTTTGTCGTTGAACCACTTAACCCGGCCCTGCGCCATGCCAACCTCCTCATGCGTGTGACGTTTTAGCCCCCCTGCTGCGTTCGTCGGACGATTTTTCCGGATGTGGGTCCGTAGCGGGCCCCTCACCACCCCGATGTCCAAAAAAGTCCCTGAATCTTTTCCCTTATGAAGGTCGTCGACCGCTAAAAACCCCCGCTGCCTTGGGGAAGGCGGTCCCGCAGATGAAGTCCCCCAGCGGTAAGGGTCCTCGAGCGCGACGGACGGGTTGGCTCAATTCTCAGCTACTTTTCGGGGTGATGAAGGCAAAACGGAAACGTCGCTAGTCGTCTTCCATTAGACCAAATGAATTCCGCTGTCAAGTAAAACGGCGGCAGGCCTTGACTGCCGCCAATGCATTGTTAGAACAAGTCGTTAGCGTAAATCCGATGCGTTTCGGGATCACCTGCCGGTGCTCAGGGAGGCGATAGCTTTTTCAGCAATTGATTGGCTGCGGTCAGCAATGGATCCCACACCGGGCCAAAGGGCGGCGCGTAGGCCAGGTCCGCCTGGGTGAACTGGCCGACGCTCAGGCCGGCGTGCAGCGCCACCGCCGGGGCGTTGATGCGGTGCGCCGCGCTGCCCAAGGGCCCCACCATTTGCGTTCCCAGAAGGCGGCCGCTGGACTTGTCGCCCACCATCTGGACCCGGACGGTCGACGAACCTGGCTGACCGTGGGCCTTGGTACGGCTGGCGATGGTCACGGCGGCGGGATCGAAGCCGGCATCCGTTGCTTCCCGCAGGCTCAGCCCGGTTCGGGCGACCTCCAGGTCGAAAATTTTGAAGACCGCCGTGCCGACCACCCCCTGGATTTCGCCGCCCGTGCCGCAGACGGCGTCGGCCACCGCCCAGCCGGCGCGATTGGCGATCAGGGCCAGGGGGCTCCAGGTGTTGCGCCCCGAAACGACGTGAAAGACCTCGGCGCAATCTCCAGCGGCGTAAATGCAGGGATCGACAGTGCGCAACCGGCGGTCCACCGCGATGGCATCGCCGGCTCCCAATGCGAGGCCGGCATCGGCGGCCAGTCGGCTGTTGGGTCGCACCCCGACGCCCACGATGACCATGTCGGCCTGCAGCCTCAGACCGTCGCAAACCACCACCAGACCGTCGCCGGCTGCCTCGATGCGCTTGACGGGGTGGCCCGCATGGCAGGCCACCCCGTGGATGGTCAGCTCCCTGGCCACCATCGCGGCCAGCTCCCGATCCAGCCAGGGCAGCAGGTCCGGCCGGGGCTTGACCATCGCCGTTGCGATGCCGCGATGGTGAAGCGTTTCCACCATCTCCAGGGCGATATAGCCCATGCCGATGATAACGGCCTGGCGCACCGGCTTTTGGGCCAAAAAGGCCTTGATGCGGCGGCCGTCCTCGAGGCTTTTGAGGGCGAAGACCCCCGGGAGGTCGCAACCGGGCAGGTCGGGGATGACGGCCTCGGCCCCGGTTGCGATCAGGAGCCGGTCGTAGGCGACCGTAAACGGTGCGCCCTCCAGGGTGGTGCCGGAAACCCGACGCGCGGCCGGCTCGATGCGGGTGACGCAGTGGCCGGTGCGCAGGTCGATGCCCTGTTTTTCACGAAAGACTTCCGCAGGGCGCACCACGAGGGTTTCGATGGGGCGCTCGGGGTCGGCGATGTTGTAGGGCATCCCGCAGGCGCTGTAGGAAACGTCGCGGGTTTTTTCGAGAACGGTGACCGCCATTTCCGGGCAGCGGCGCTTGGCACGGCTGGCCGCGCTCATGCCGGCGGCATCGCCGCCAATGATGACAAACTGCATAACCGGCTCCTTTCCGGGTGAAAACCGCGGCGGCGGCGGCGCGCTGCGGCGGGAGTGCCCATGGACAGGGGCTAAAAATTCGTTTACCTTGAGTGTCCGCTGCCTGCCCCGCGCCGCAGCCCAAGTCTTTCAGGGTAAAACGACCGTGCGGGGGGAGGCGGCTGGCAGCTGGCCAGCTGGCCGCGCTTGACACGAACCGTTAAACAGGATGCGATCGCACCCCACACAAAACGCATTATCGGGCGGTTGTCAAAACAAATCTGGCGCTTGCCGTCCCTGCCGGCGGCAGCGCCGGGACCGCCCAGGTCACGATGGAAAAAACGATACCGCACCGTCCAGGCGCCCTCCGGAAGCGCCTTGAAAAGCTCCAGCGGATGCTGCCGCAGACCCTCTGCCGGGACCGCTGGCCTTTTTACCGGGCCGCGGCCCGCCTGAAGGCCCAAATGGCGCGCAATCCGGCCGACCCGCTGCTGGCGCGGCAGTTGGCCGATCTGGAGGCCCGGCTGGCGGCCTCGCTGGCGGTCTGTGAGCAGCGCGCGCGCCACCGGCCCGAACCGCGCCACAACCCCGATCTGCCGATTTTCGCCCACCGCGACCAGATTGTGGCCGCCATCCGCAGGCACCCGGTGACGATCATCGCCGGACAGACCGGATCGGGCAAGACCACTCAGATCCCCAAGTTCTGCCTGGCCGCCGGCCGCGGCCTGCAGGGGCAGATCGGCTGCACCCAGCCCCGCCGGATCGCCGCCACCAGCCTGGCCCGGCGCCTGGCCGAGGAACTCGGCACGGCTCCCGGCACGGTGGTGGGGCATAAGGTCCGCTTCCAGGACACAACCCGGCCCGAAGCCTATATCAAGATCATGACCGACGGCATCCTGCTGGCCGAGGCCCAGGGCGACCGCCGGCTGGCGGCCTACGACACCCTGATCGTGGATGAGGCCCACGAGCGCAGCCTGAACATCGATTTCGTCCTGGGCTTGCTGAAAACCCTTTTGGTGCAGCGGCCGGAGTTCAGGCTGATCGTCACCTCGGCCACCATCGACACCGCCAAATTTTCGGCATTCTTCGACCAGGCCCCGGTCATCGAGGTCTCCGGGCGGATGTTCCCCGTGACGGTCCACTACCGGCCGCCGGACCCGGATGGGGCCGAGAACGGGGAGGCCACCCACATCGAGCAAGCGCTTGGAGTGATCGACGGGCTCCAGGCCGGCGGGGCTGCCGGAGACATCCTGGTCTTCATGCCCACCGAGCAGGATATCCGCGAGACCTGTGAGCTCCTGGCCGCCCGGCGTTACCGGGACACCCTTGTCCTGCCGCTCTTCGCCCGGCTGCCAGCCGACCAACAGGCCCGGGTCTTCGCAAGCGCCCCCGGCCGCAAGATCATCGTGGCCACCAACGTGGCCGAAACCTCCCTGACGATTCCGGGGATTCGCTATGTGGTCGATTCGGGGCTCGCCCGCATCTCCCACTACTCGCCCCGTTCACGGACCACCTCGCTGCCGGTGCGGCCGGTTTCGCGCAGCAGCTGTGATCAGCGCATGGGGCGCTGCGGCCGGGTGGCGGACGGCGTTTGCTTCCGTCTCTATGCCGAGGAGGACTACCTGGCCAGGCCGCTGTTCACGGCGCCTGAAATCCTGCGGGCCAACCTGGCCGAAGTCGTCCTGCGCATGATGGCTCTCAAGTTGGGGGACGTCGCGGAATTCCCGTTCATTGATCCCCCGGTCGACGCCAGCATCCGCGACGGTTTCAACCTGCTGCTGGAACTGGGGGCCATCCGGGAGCGCGGCGGCGGTCGCCCGCGCCCCGGGCGGCCGCGCCACGATCTGACCGCCAACGGGCGGATGATGGCCAAAATCCCCATCGACCCCCGCTTGGCGCGCATGCTGCTTACGGCCCGGGCCGAGGGCTGCCTGGAGGAGATCACCATCATCGCCGCCGCCCTGAGCATTCAGGACCCGCGCGAGCGTCCCCCCGAAAGGGCCGCCGAGGCCGACCGGGCCCACGCCGCCTTCAAGGACCCGGCGTCGGATTTCATCACCCTGCTCAACCTCTGGCGGCTTTTCAACGGGAGGGCGGGGGAGCGGATGGGCAGCGCGCAGCTGAAGAAATTCTGCCGCGAGCGTTTTCTCTCCTTTCGGCGCCTGCGGGAATGGCGCGATCTCCACGGCCAGTTGACGGCGATTCTCGAAGAACACGTCCTGCCGGGCCCGCAAGCGCCTCCGGCGGCCGGCATCGGCAGCGCCGCGGCTGAGCCCCAGGGCGATTTCAGCGCCCGCTACGGTGCCATCCACCGCGCCATTCTAAGCGGCTTTCTCTCCAACATCGCCCTCCAGAAGGATGGCAACTTTTACACCGCCGCCCGCAACCGCGCGGCCATGATTTTCCCCGGCTCGGGCCTTTTCAACGCCGCCGGCAAGTGGATCGTGGCTGCCGAACTGGTGGAGACCTCCCGCCTTTTTGCCCGCACCGTGGCCAAGATCGACCCCGCCTGGCTGGAGCCGCTGGCACGCGAGCAGTGCCGCTACACCTATCTCGAGCCCCACTGGGAGCGGGCCCGGGGCGAGGTGGTGGCCCGCGAAGAGGTGACCCTCTACGGCCTGCCGATCGTTTCCGGGCGGCCGGTGTCCTACGGCCGGATCAACCCCGCGGCGGCGGCCGAAATTTTCCTGCAGCGCGCCCTGGTGGAAGGGGATGTGCGCACGCTGCTGCCCTTCATGGTCCACAACCAGGCCCTGATGGCATCCGTGCGGGACCTGGAAGACCGGGTGCGTCGGCGGGACCTGCTGATCGGGGATGCCGAGGTGTTTCAGTTTTACCGCGACCGTCTGCCGGGTGTCAGCGACTGGGCGAGTCTCAAACGGCGGATCCGTGAGGCCGGCGGCGACGCTTTTCTGCACATGACCCGCGAGAGCCTGCTGCGCTACCTGCCCGACGCCGGCGAGTTGGCCCAGTATCCGGACCGGGTGGCCCTGGGGAAAGGGGATTATGCCTGCGACTACAGCTTCGCACCGGGAGCCCCGACCGATGGCGTCACAGTGCGCATCCGGGCCGCCCAGGCGCCCCAGGTGGCCCCCGAAGCCCTGGATTGGCTGGTGCCCGGGCTGCTGAAGGACAAGATCGCGGCCCTGATCCGGGGGCTGCCCAAGGCCTATCGTCGCCAGCTGCTGCCCCTGGCCCGCACGGTGGACATCATCGCAAATGAAATGCCCCGCGGCCGGGGCGCACTGCTCACCGCGCTGGGGCGGTTTGTGCGCCAGCGTTTCGGGGTGGACATTCCGGCCGCGGAGTGGCCCCGGGAGAGCCTGCCGGAGCATCTCAAAATGCGCATCGCCCTGACCGATGCCGGCGGAAAGGAGATCCTGGCGGGCCGCGACCCGGCGCTGCTCACCCGGGAGGTGGCCGCTGCCCCGCAGCCGGAGGCGTTGGCCGCCGCCCGGCGCAGCCGCGAGAAGCACGGCCTGAGCAGCTGGGATTTCGGCGACCTGCCCGGGGTGGTGCCGATTAGGGGCTCCGCCGGCGGCTGCTGGGAGGCCTTTCCGGCGCTCAGCGCCGAGCCCGACGGCATTCACCTGCGGCTTTTTGAAAGCCGCTTGCAGGCCGATGCGGCCCACCCCGACGGCGTGGCGGCCCTGTTGCGCGAGGTGCTCAAAAAGGAGTTCAAGCTGCTGCAGAAATCGGTGGCCCTGCCGCCTGGGCTGAGCGATGCGGCACGCTATTTCGGGGGCCAGCAGGCCGTGGCGGCGGCAATCGGCCAGGCGGTCTGGGATACTCTGTTTCGCCGCGATCTTCGCAGTCGGGAGGCCTTCGAGGCCCAGCTGGCCGCCGCCGGCCCCCGGCTTCAGGCCGCGGCCCGGGTCAAGCTGGCGCTGGTGGCGCCCGTGCTGGCGGCCTATCAGCGGGTGCGCGAAACCCTCTGCGGGCTAGAGTCGTCCCATGCTGGCAACGCCGTGGTGCGCGCCTACCTCCAGGGGCTGCGGGCGGCAGCCGCCGCGCTGGTCCCCGAAAACTTCCTGACGCGCTATCCCGATGCGCGCCTGGCGCACTTGCCGCGCTATCTCGAGGCCCTGGAGATCCGGGCCCGGCGCGGGGTTGACAACCTGGAGCGCGATTTGCTGCGGGCCCGTGAACTCCAGGTCTTCAGTGAGCGGCTGGACCGGTTTCGGGGCATGCTGGGACCGCAGGATTCCAGCGCCAAGCGGGCCGCGGTGGAGGAGTTCGGCTGGATGATCGAGGAATTCAAGGTCTCGCTTTTCGCCCAGGAGCTCAAGACCGCCGTGCCGGTGTCCCCCAAGCGGCTGGACCGTTTGGCGCGGGAGATCGACCGGATGGCATAAGCGCCGCCCGCGGGGGGCTTTCAGGCCTCCGGCCTGAAGCGTGCGACCAGCGCCAGGCAGTGCTCGGCCTCGGCCTGCCGCCCGCGCTTGCGGCAGCCGGCGGCGTAGATGGCGCACTTGGCCGCCAGGGTTTCCCAGGCCGCCCGTCGTTGGTCCGCCGTGAGCACATTCCGGGCCAGCAGGCCGCAGATGGCGCGGATGCGGAAACGATCGAGCCCCGGGGCGCGCGAGAGCTGGTCCGGGTGGCCGCCGCGCTTGACGATCAGCGGGCGCTCGATCAGGTGCACGGGGTGGCGGCAGCCGATCCGCAGCCAGAGGTCGTAATCCTCGCAGGCGGGCAGGCGCTCGTCGAAAAAGCCGGCGGTTTCAAACAACGAGCGGCGCAGCATCACCGCCGAGGGGCTGACCAGGCACAGTTCAAGGGAAGGCTCGAAAATCATGCCGCCGCGCTTGCGGTGGCGCTTGCCGGGGTTGACCCGGACCCCATTGCGGACCCAGATCTCTTCGGTCTGGCAGATCACGGCCTCGGGGTGGCGCTCGAAAAACGCGGTCTGGGCCGCCAGCTTGCCCGGCAGAAAGTAATCGTCGGAATCCAGCAGGGCCACCAGGGGGGCCCTTGCTGCGCGGATGCCGGCGTTGCGGGCGGCGCTGACGCCGCGGTTGGGCTGGCCGATCACCCGCAGCGCCGCGCCGTACCTCGCCAGCAGCGCCGGGGTCTCATCGGTGGAGCCGTCGTCCACGACGATCGTCTCAAAGGCTTCGAAATCCTGGGACAGGACCGAGTCCAGGGCCGTCGCCAGCGACCAGGCGCGGTTGTATGTGGGGATGACGATGCTGACCCGCGGGGCCGGGGGGTGAACGTTCACCGGTATTTCCTCTACTGCGCGATGCTCCTCAAGGACCTCACCCGGCTCTATAGCAGAAGCCGGTCGAACCGCCAAATGGGCCCTGGGCCGCTGACGACCGCATCCTGAAATTTTCTTCGGGGCCGGGGCGGTTTGCCCCCCCGACCCGGCGGGAATTTGCGGCGAAAAAATTAAGGCTTGACAAGTTCTGAATTTTCTCATAAATTCAGTTAGATATACAAAGACCTTGTGCGGTCAGTCAAAAAACTGAAGGAGCTTCAATAACTTACGGGGAGAAACCTGCGGCGGAATTCCTGACCGCAGTCACGGCTGAGGAAAAGGACCTCCCGGGCGTTATCCCCCCGCTGGATGCAGAAAGGAGGAGGGAGCGTATTTTTGAATTTGGACGTCTTGCAGGATTCAGAACCCAAACCCATAAGGAGGAAGGCATGAAAAAAACGGCTGTCATTTTTTTGGCGCTGGCATTCGGCTGCGGATTGTTGCTCGGTACCACGCCTGATTCGGTTCAGGCCCAGACGACCTTCGTGACCATCGGCACCGGGGGCATCACCGGGGTGTACTACCCCACGGGCGGCGCGATCGCCAAGATGGTCAACGAAAAACGCGGCGAATACGGAATTCGCGCCACGGTCGAGGCCACCGGCGGGTCTGTTTTCAACATCAACGCGGTGCTCTCCGGCGACCTGGAGTTCGGTGTGGCCCAGTCGGACCGCCAATACCAGGCCGTCAATGGGCT
This Desulfobacteraceae bacterium DNA region includes the following protein-coding sequences:
- the hrpA gene encoding ATP-dependent RNA helicase HrpA — protein: MEKTIPHRPGALRKRLEKLQRMLPQTLCRDRWPFYRAAARLKAQMARNPADPLLARQLADLEARLAASLAVCEQRARHRPEPRHNPDLPIFAHRDQIVAAIRRHPVTIIAGQTGSGKTTQIPKFCLAAGRGLQGQIGCTQPRRIAATSLARRLAEELGTAPGTVVGHKVRFQDTTRPEAYIKIMTDGILLAEAQGDRRLAAYDTLIVDEAHERSLNIDFVLGLLKTLLVQRPEFRLIVTSATIDTAKFSAFFDQAPVIEVSGRMFPVTVHYRPPDPDGAENGEATHIEQALGVIDGLQAGGAAGDILVFMPTEQDIRETCELLAARRYRDTLVLPLFARLPADQQARVFASAPGRKIIVATNVAETSLTIPGIRYVVDSGLARISHYSPRSRTTSLPVRPVSRSSCDQRMGRCGRVADGVCFRLYAEEDYLARPLFTAPEILRANLAEVVLRMMALKLGDVAEFPFIDPPVDASIRDGFNLLLELGAIRERGGGRPRPGRPRHDLTANGRMMAKIPIDPRLARMLLTARAEGCLEEITIIAAALSIQDPRERPPERAAEADRAHAAFKDPASDFITLLNLWRLFNGRAGERMGSAQLKKFCRERFLSFRRLREWRDLHGQLTAILEEHVLPGPQAPPAAGIGSAAAEPQGDFSARYGAIHRAILSGFLSNIALQKDGNFYTAARNRAAMIFPGSGLFNAAGKWIVAAELVETSRLFARTVAKIDPAWLEPLAREQCRYTYLEPHWERARGEVVAREEVTLYGLPIVSGRPVSYGRINPAAAAEIFLQRALVEGDVRTLLPFMVHNQALMASVRDLEDRVRRRDLLIGDAEVFQFYRDRLPGVSDWASLKRRIREAGGDAFLHMTRESLLRYLPDAGELAQYPDRVALGKGDYACDYSFAPGAPTDGVTVRIRAAQAPQVAPEALDWLVPGLLKDKIAALIRGLPKAYRRQLLPLARTVDIIANEMPRGRGALLTALGRFVRQRFGVDIPAAEWPRESLPEHLKMRIALTDAGGKEILAGRDPALLTREVAAAPQPEALAAARRSREKHGLSSWDFGDLPGVVPIRGSAGGCWEAFPALSAEPDGIHLRLFESRLQADAAHPDGVAALLREVLKKEFKLLQKSVALPPGLSDAARYFGGQQAVAAAIGQAVWDTLFRRDLRSREAFEAQLAAAGPRLQAAARVKLALVAPVLAAYQRVRETLCGLESSHAGNAVVRAYLQGLRAAAAALVPENFLTRYPDARLAHLPRYLEALEIRARRGVDNLERDLLRARELQVFSERLDRFRGMLGPQDSSAKRAAVEEFGWMIEEFKVSLFAQELKTAVPVSPKRLDRLAREIDRMA
- a CDS encoding transglycosylase SLT domain-containing protein — encoded protein: MGKTAISAVLGSLLVWGALLANAWGSTLPSGSAETAAPCGPQEHPPYNDVAPPPAVTLCGEPLPLGDRRVWESLDREFTIAVWNRAQVFLWLKRAGRYFPFIEAKLAAAGMPGDLKYLAVAESDLQSHARSPAGALGTWQFMERTARRHGLVKNQQMDERRNFERSTAAALSYLQALRQQFGSWTLAMAAYNCGENRVAQEISTQRVSDYYRLDLPLETERYIFRIAAIKIIMENPERYGYRVDPAHIYAPRAVDTLAVSLPHPVPIADLAQVLGTDFKLIKELNGHIRGHQLPAGRYALNLPAGSGEGIAALMQDLAHSGGDPKTGEGPRHHVVRAGETLSQISQVTGVSLAQLRQLNGIDGSLIRTGQKIRITP
- a CDS encoding PilZ domain-containing protein, whose product is MSEQRSTGIPVERRTEPRQLTEQYHSVEFRLLGLEAVYQFKIWDMSSKGMCLLVKEESEVLNHLAVGDVLEMRYCPAGPWGDARHMRTEIRHISRDEKGGFKGHFLVGLSILGA
- a CDS encoding cold-shock protein, whose amino-acid sequence is MAQGRVKWFNDKKGYGFIETDSQGDVFVHYSSIEGSGFRTLREAEAVTFEIEASPKGPQAVNVRRA
- a CDS encoding FAD-dependent oxidoreductase, with amino-acid sequence MQFVIIGGDAAGMSAASRAKRRCPEMAVTVLEKTRDVSYSACGMPYNIADPERPIETLVVRPAEVFREKQGIDLRTGHCVTRIEPAARRVSGTTLEGAPFTVAYDRLLIATGAEAVIPDLPGCDLPGVFALKSLEDGRRIKAFLAQKPVRQAVIIGMGYIALEMVETLHHRGIATAMVKPRPDLLPWLDRELAAMVARELTIHGVACHAGHPVKRIEAAGDGLVVVCDGLRLQADMVIVGVGVRPNSRLAADAGLALGAGDAIAVDRRLRTVDPCIYAAGDCAEVFHVVSGRNTWSPLALIANRAGWAVADAVCGTGGEIQGVVGTAVFKIFDLEVARTGLSLREATDAGFDPAAVTIASRTKAHGQPGSSTVRVQMVGDKSSGRLLGTQMVGPLGSAAHRINAPAVALHAGLSVGQFTQADLAYAPPFGPVWDPLLTAANQLLKKLSPP
- a CDS encoding PilZ domain-containing protein, whose amino-acid sequence is FRNTVKDISIGGAFIQTQEAFIVGQEIDLYLTSPINQVSCMVAARVVRRDQNGIGIQFENLTRRQQGVILSLVEQRG
- a CDS encoding glycosyltransferase; amino-acid sequence: MNVHPPAPRVSIVIPTYNRAWSLATALDSVLSQDFEAFETIVVDDGSTDETPALLARYGAALRVIGQPNRGVSAARNAGIRAARAPLVALLDSDDYFLPGKLAAQTAFFERHPEAVICQTEEIWVRNGVRVNPGKRHRKRGGMIFEPSLELCLVSPSAVMLRRSLFETAGFFDERLPACEDYDLWLRIGCRHPVHLIERPLIVKRGGHPDQLSRAPGLDRFRIRAICGLLARNVLTADQRRAAWETLAAKCAIYAAGCRKRGRQAEAEHCLALVARFRPEA